One Desulfobacterales bacterium genomic region harbors:
- a CDS encoding thiamine pyrophosphate-binding protein: MATGQTKGVKRNPQYGSDVIVDLMKAFDIEYAAFNPGATFRGIHDSILNYGGNKKPEVIFCCHEEYSVAIAHGYAKASGKPMVAITHNIVGLQHASMAIFNAWCDRVPVIVLGGTGPMDTTRRRPRIDWIHTALVQGNQVRDYVKWDDQPFSIKSVPDSFIRGYRIATTEPKAPVYICYDADIQEDELTETIRIPDVERYAPPAPLQASLESLQQAARLLVKAKAPLIIADHLGRNPRTVPALVELAELLAIPVIDKGNRFNFPNTHPLDITGGSKEYLQKADVILALDVQDLYGSLVQVNRTTRICEYVVKPSARIIHISLNDMLIHSWTDDYHALQAVDIPISADTSLALPELTRICRRLLKKESNAAASISSRFKSIKKHHDTLRKKWSSAAQQNPGDTISTAFLAQELWSVIKKEDWVLVNGDARKWARKIWDWTRPYQYIGGSGGAGVGYGLSAAIGAALAYRGSGKICVDIQSDGDLLMTASALYTAAHHKIPLLIVMHNNQSFYNSEEHNIQIAKFRSRPVENAGIGTHVDNPAVDFRKVAEGFGLYAAGPIRKAEDLRPALEKALAVVKNQKLPALVDVISAPR, translated from the coding sequence ATGGCAACCGGTCAAACAAAAGGAGTGAAACGAAACCCCCAGTACGGCTCTGATGTGATTGTGGATTTGATGAAGGCCTTTGACATTGAATACGCCGCCTTCAACCCCGGTGCAACCTTTCGCGGGATTCACGATTCAATTTTAAATTACGGCGGTAATAAAAAGCCGGAGGTCATCTTCTGCTGCCACGAAGAGTATTCCGTTGCGATAGCCCATGGCTACGCCAAGGCTTCCGGCAAACCGATGGTGGCGATCACCCATAACATCGTCGGTCTGCAGCATGCCAGCATGGCCATTTTTAACGCCTGGTGCGACCGGGTGCCGGTAATCGTCCTGGGCGGAACCGGCCCCATGGACACCACCCGCCGCCGTCCCCGCATCGACTGGATCCACACCGCATTGGTCCAGGGGAATCAGGTTCGCGATTATGTCAAGTGGGATGATCAGCCCTTCAGCATCAAAAGTGTTCCGGACTCCTTTATCCGCGGGTATCGCATTGCCACAACAGAACCGAAAGCCCCTGTCTATATCTGCTACGACGCAGACATCCAGGAGGACGAACTGACCGAAACCATCCGAATCCCCGATGTAGAGCGGTATGCCCCGCCCGCCCCGCTCCAGGCAAGCCTTGAATCGTTGCAGCAGGCCGCCCGATTGCTGGTCAAAGCCAAAGCGCCGCTCATCATAGCAGACCATCTTGGCCGCAACCCCCGGACTGTTCCGGCATTGGTGGAACTGGCGGAACTATTGGCCATACCGGTTATCGACAAGGGCAACCGGTTTAATTTCCCCAATACGCACCCCTTGGACATCACCGGGGGATCAAAGGAATATTTGCAGAAGGCCGACGTAATCCTTGCACTGGATGTGCAGGATCTTTACGGATCGCTGGTCCAGGTGAACCGCACCACCCGTATCTGTGAATATGTCGTCAAGCCGTCGGCCCGCATTATTCATATTTCCCTGAACGATATGCTGATACACAGCTGGACGGATGATTACCATGCCCTCCAGGCTGTCGATATCCCCATCAGCGCGGATACCTCACTGGCGCTGCCGGAGCTGACCAGAATTTGCCGTCGATTGTTAAAAAAAGAGAGCAATGCCGCCGCTTCCATTTCATCCCGTTTTAAATCCATAAAAAAACACCACGACACCCTCAGAAAAAAGTGGTCATCCGCTGCCCAGCAAAACCCTGGGGATACCATCTCGACTGCGTTTCTGGCCCAGGAGCTGTGGTCGGTTATTAAAAAAGAAGACTGGGTCCTCGTTAACGGGGATGCCAGAAAATGGGCTCGAAAAATATGGGACTGGACCCGGCCCTATCAGTATATCGGCGGCAGCGGCGGCGCCGGTGTCGGTTATGGTTTAAGCGCCGCCATCGGCGCTGCCCTGGCCTATCGCGGCAGCGGTAAGATCTGCGTCGATATTCAGTCGGACGGGGATCTGCTCATGACCGCCAGTGCGCTGTATACCGCCGCTCATCATAAAATACCGCTCCTGATTGTAATGCACAATAATCAATCCTTTTATAATTCCGAAGAGCATAACATCCAGATTGCAAAATTCCGCTCACGACCGGTTGAAAACGCCGGTATTGGAACCCATGTGGACAACCCGGCCGTGGATTTCAGAAAAGTTGCCGAAGGCTTTGGCCTGTATGCCGCCGGTCCGATCCGTAAAGCGGAAGATTTGCGTCCGGCCCTTGAAAAAGCCCTGGCAGTCGTTAAAAATCAGAAATTGCCCGCCCTGGTGGATGTGATTTCAGCCCCACGTTGA
- a CDS encoding tripartite tricarboxylate transporter permease — protein sequence MFESALPALQLMLTWPAPLYLVLGTMLGMLFGILPGLGGPQALALLLPITYGMDVNFAVVLMVGAMAAVPFGGSIPAILINTPGTGQSAATCFDGFPLTQKGKAGMAIGASATASCLGAIFGAVVLTVLLPIGRQVVLLFSFPEYFMLALMGLSVIAVVSKGSLWKGVIAAFLGLAFSTFGYDPVTGSARYTFGTDYLWDGISLVPAFIGLFAIGEAMELMIKGGQISKVPYTGKISGVGEGIKSVFQNFGLFIRCSIIGTVIGIIPGVGGAVSNFLAYGHAVQSAKDPEAFGKGDIRGVIAPEAGNNSKDGGALVPTLIFGIPGSIEMAVFLGALIVLGLEPGPRMMMENPETILVMIYILVAGNILVSLVGIFGAGYLCRITYFPNALLAPIIFMLALMGSYLTHGLIQDVVLSIVFGVISLAMKRFGFSKIAVVIALVLGRLAQKTFHQTLMLWGFKGFFVRPISLGLFIITVGMLAFPYLSAYLKNRKASA from the coding sequence GTGTTTGAGTCTGCGCTACCTGCGTTACAGCTCATGTTGACCTGGCCCGCCCCCCTTTATTTGGTTTTAGGGACCATGCTGGGTATGCTCTTCGGCATATTGCCCGGACTGGGAGGCCCCCAAGCCCTGGCGCTGCTCCTCCCCATTACTTACGGAATGGATGTGAATTTCGCCGTCGTATTGATGGTGGGCGCCATGGCCGCAGTACCCTTCGGCGGCTCCATCCCGGCCATTCTCATCAACACCCCGGGTACCGGGCAAAGCGCGGCAACCTGTTTTGACGGGTTCCCCTTGACCCAGAAAGGAAAGGCCGGCATGGCGATCGGGGCTTCAGCTACCGCGTCATGCCTGGGCGCCATTTTCGGCGCGGTAGTCTTGACCGTGCTATTGCCGATAGGCCGTCAGGTTGTCCTCTTGTTTTCCTTTCCGGAATACTTCATGCTTGCCCTCATGGGCCTGAGCGTCATTGCCGTTGTGTCCAAAGGCTCGTTGTGGAAAGGCGTGATTGCCGCCTTTTTGGGATTGGCCTTTTCAACCTTTGGCTATGATCCGGTAACCGGATCGGCGCGCTATACTTTCGGCACCGATTATCTGTGGGACGGCATCAGCCTCGTCCCGGCTTTTATCGGTCTCTTCGCCATCGGGGAAGCCATGGAATTGATGATCAAAGGCGGACAAATCTCCAAGGTGCCCTATACGGGAAAAATAAGCGGCGTCGGCGAAGGGATCAAGTCGGTATTTCAGAATTTCGGTTTGTTTATCCGCTGTTCCATTATCGGCACCGTCATCGGCATCATTCCCGGTGTGGGCGGCGCCGTCTCCAATTTCCTGGCTTACGGCCATGCGGTCCAGTCTGCAAAAGATCCTGAAGCTTTCGGAAAAGGTGATATCCGCGGGGTGATTGCCCCCGAAGCCGGCAACAATTCCAAAGACGGCGGCGCCCTGGTGCCGACTTTGATCTTCGGCATCCCCGGCAGCATCGAAATGGCGGTGTTTCTGGGGGCCCTGATCGTTTTGGGTTTAGAGCCCGGACCGCGCATGATGATGGAAAACCCCGAAACCATTTTGGTCATGATATACATTCTGGTGGCGGGGAATATTTTAGTTTCGTTAGTTGGAATTTTCGGAGCGGGATATTTATGCCGGATTACCTATTTCCCGAATGCCCTGCTGGCGCCGATCATTTTTATGCTGGCGCTCATGGGGTCTTATCTGACCCACGGTCTGATTCAGGATGTCGTTCTCTCAATCGTATTCGGTGTGATTTCCCTGGCGATGAAACGGTTTGGGTTTTCCAAGATTGCGGTGGTGATTGCGCTTGTATTGGGGCGCCTGGCGCAGAAAACGTTTCATCAGACCCTCATGCTGTGGGGTTTTAAAGGTTTTTTTGTCCGCCCTATTTCACTGGGACTTTTTATCATTACGGTTGGCATGCTGGCCTTTCCCTATTTGAGTGCCTATTTAAAAAACCGGAAAGCATCGGCTTAA
- a CDS encoding tripartite tricarboxylate transporter substrate binding protein: MYKKNKILIRVGLLLLVITFFFAANNAEAKFPSKNITFIVPVTPGGGFDTATRLLVPYLEKYLPGHPNVIVKNIPGGEWSIGINKMYRSKPDGHTVCIFNMPGNATSQVLGSAKFDLNKVTWIGNISEVVYVTALAKTSKYKTLKELQNAPEVTSGVVGLASTAGLGTIIAAERMGIKMKPIPTDGSVQAILAAIRGDVDWVQYPIETLKKSIVDSQDLTPVWVFSKKRLDLLPDVPTVAELGYKDLLDIVAMSRPVGAPPDLPKDILKIWEDAFSKAVNDPEFQQKMIKANHTPSPMTSEETALMVKQGVEEVAKYKSLLEQYIK; encoded by the coding sequence ATGTATAAAAAAAATAAAATATTAATAAGGGTTGGTCTACTTCTGCTGGTTATAACTTTCTTTTTTGCTGCAAATAATGCGGAAGCAAAATTTCCTTCCAAAAACATAACATTCATTGTGCCGGTTACGCCTGGTGGCGGATTTGACACAGCGACGCGACTGTTGGTCCCCTACCTTGAAAAATATTTACCCGGACATCCGAATGTCATCGTTAAAAACATTCCCGGGGGAGAATGGAGTATCGGCATCAACAAAATGTACCGCTCAAAACCCGATGGCCATACGGTGTGTATCTTTAACATGCCGGGCAATGCAACCAGTCAGGTTTTAGGGAGTGCAAAGTTCGATTTAAATAAAGTGACCTGGATCGGCAATATCAGTGAAGTCGTCTATGTTACCGCACTTGCCAAAACCTCAAAATACAAAACACTCAAAGAACTTCAAAATGCCCCCGAAGTTACATCCGGTGTCGTGGGACTTGCATCCACGGCCGGACTGGGGACCATCATCGCCGCCGAAAGGATGGGGATTAAAATGAAACCCATCCCCACAGACGGCAGCGTCCAAGCGATTCTGGCAGCCATTCGCGGTGACGTGGATTGGGTTCAGTATCCCATTGAGACCTTGAAAAAATCTATTGTCGATTCCCAGGACCTGACGCCTGTCTGGGTGTTTTCCAAAAAACGTCTGGACCTGCTGCCGGATGTGCCGACCGTCGCAGAACTCGGCTATAAAGATCTCCTCGATATTGTTGCCATGTCGCGCCCGGTGGGTGCACCGCCCGATCTGCCCAAAGACATACTTAAAATCTGGGAAGATGCTTTTTCAAAAGCCGTAAACGATCCTGAATTCCAGCAAAAGATGATAAAAGCCAATCATACCCCCTCACCCATGACTTCTGAAGAAACGGCTCTCATGGTAAAACAGGGCGTGGAAGAAGTGGCAAAATATAAGAGTTTACTTGAACAATATATTAAGTAA
- a CDS encoding tripartite tricarboxylate transporter TctB family protein codes for MTENTKQETKFVLSDTVLFDLIVLIFFLLMAIMSFEYNPRARSIPLALGIIGSIMIFLQLLADAIPGLRPRLRFVVQGGILGTEDDAKNKKGAVDAKKASQAPGSEIEKSARYWLQVMRLVLWLVGFVVLLTQVNYLIAVGVFIILITKLEAKETWRKSIILALCIDASFYVLFDLILQAHL; via the coding sequence ATGACCGAAAACACGAAGCAAGAAACCAAATTTGTACTCAGCGATACCGTTCTTTTTGATCTTATTGTTTTGATTTTTTTCCTATTGATGGCAATTATGTCATTTGAATATAACCCCCGGGCGCGGTCCATACCGCTGGCCTTGGGCATCATCGGTTCCATTATGATTTTCCTACAGCTTCTGGCCGATGCGATACCCGGACTGAGACCCCGATTGCGATTCGTCGTCCAGGGCGGAATCCTGGGAACTGAAGACGATGCAAAGAACAAAAAAGGAGCAGTTGACGCTAAAAAAGCAAGCCAAGCACCCGGATCCGAAATAGAAAAATCGGCTCGTTATTGGTTGCAGGTAATGCGTTTGGTGCTGTGGCTGGTGGGTTTTGTCGTTCTGCTCACCCAGGTCAACTACCTGATTGCGGTCGGCGTGTTTATCATCTTGATAACAAAACTGGAGGCCAAAGAAACCTGGCGAAAATCCATCATCCTGGCGTTATGTATCGACGCCTCTTTTTATGTATTATTTGATTTGATCCTGCAGGCGCATCTATAG
- a CDS encoding DUF1932 domain-containing protein: MYFLDANAISPMTAEEIQVTLKSLPVTFIDGCIIGSSAKLSQDTVLYVSGPDAAKIELLEACGFTVRTLGPEIGQASAFKIIYAGLTKGLLVELLVGAKRLNLLDQLIECYDERFPGLVQKVGRGISALPVHAGRRAQEMAELERTFGHYGFTSEMSPATKKVLESIAAIASATPTADGTRKGTLADALTLFVDKGLLRKSST, from the coding sequence TTGTATTTTCTTGACGCAAATGCCATTTCACCGATGACTGCCGAGGAAATCCAGGTCACGCTTAAATCCCTGCCGGTGACCTTCATCGACGGCTGCATTATCGGCTCTTCGGCAAAATTAAGCCAGGATACCGTCCTGTATGTGTCCGGTCCGGATGCGGCAAAAATTGAACTGCTGGAAGCATGCGGCTTTACCGTAAGGACCCTTGGCCCGGAAATCGGTCAGGCTTCCGCCTTCAAGATCATATATGCCGGCCTGACCAAAGGGCTGCTGGTGGAATTGCTGGTGGGCGCAAAGCGTTTAAACCTGCTGGATCAATTGATCGAATGCTATGATGAACGTTTTCCGGGACTCGTTCAAAAAGTCGGCCGGGGGATCAGTGCCCTGCCGGTTCATGCCGGCCGTCGCGCCCAGGAAATGGCCGAGCTTGAACGGACGTTTGGACATTATGGGTTCACATCCGAGATGTCGCCGGCAACAAAAAAAGTTCTGGAGTCCATTGCAGCCATAGCGTCAGCAACTCCCACTGCAGACGGCACCCGCAAGGGAACCTTGGCGGATGCATTAACCCTTTTTGTTGACAAGGGCCTGCTCAGGAAAAGCAGCACCTGA
- a CDS encoding class II aldolase/adducin family protein → MSEDALKVEVATCVRLLEYLGLIDFSGHVSARIPGTDTILINAWGGKASPEKVTPNDIIKADLDGNPLKEGDMLPSEKHIHTSIYRHRPDIMAVSHIHPPVTTALSAAGIEYVPVMHHGAIFSAGVSVYDDCRHVNTKEKGDSVAAALGTLRATLIRGHGAVVVAESVKGVFFGSVYLEDNAKKLADVYKMGAKPIVLRAEENDACGRIWRENQFHKIWNYYQEKSGVSFE, encoded by the coding sequence ATGAGTGAGGACGCTTTGAAAGTTGAAGTTGCCACATGCGTGCGGTTGCTGGAATATTTGGGACTGATTGATTTCAGTGGACATGTCAGCGCCCGGATACCGGGAACCGACACCATTTTAATCAATGCCTGGGGGGGTAAAGCCAGCCCGGAAAAAGTAACCCCCAACGATATCATTAAAGCCGATCTGGACGGCAATCCATTAAAAGAAGGGGATATGCTGCCGTCTGAAAAGCACATCCACACCTCCATCTACCGGCACCGGCCGGACATCATGGCGGTGTCCCACATTCATCCGCCGGTGACGACGGCACTGAGCGCCGCCGGCATCGAATACGTTCCGGTGATGCACCACGGCGCTATTTTTAGTGCCGGCGTTTCGGTCTATGATGACTGCCGGCATGTGAATACCAAGGAAAAGGGGGATAGCGTGGCCGCCGCCCTGGGAACACTGCGGGCAACCCTTATCCGAGGGCACGGAGCGGTCGTGGTGGCGGAGAGCGTCAAGGGTGTTTTTTTCGGATCCGTTTATCTTGAAGACAATGCCAAGAAGCTGGCGGATGTGTATAAAATGGGCGCAAAGCCGATCGTGTTGCGCGCTGAAGAAAACGACGCCTGTGGCCGCATCTGGCGCGAGAATCAGTTTCACAAGATCTGGAATTACTATCAGGAAAAGTCTGGCGTTTCGTTTGAATGA
- a CDS encoding tripartite tricarboxylate transporter permease, with product MLEAIWQGLMMATSLKVLGLMLVACFIGNFFGAVPGLGGNLALALLIPFVFGWEPFAGLAFLLSMHAVVHTGGSIPGILFAIPGTGPTVATIVDGFPMTKMGKGGQAMGAQLAASGLGGVIGAFVLALLIPVVRPIAIAFGSPEVLMLIVFGLTFVVILSRDSIPKGFMSAMLGLLLSTVGLNPHTGVGRFTFDQLWLWDGLHIVTVVLGLFAFAEMIDLGARGRGGQIAKGEVKMPWYQLWEGTVAVFTNWWLALRTAVIGTFIGIIPGLGGDVATWVCYGHAVQTCKNNENFGKGDIRGVIAVETANNAKEGGALLPTIVFGIPGSSGMALLLGAFLILGITPGPQMLTDHLDLVWGMVWVLVISNIFGALSLYPISGWMGKLAYIRGSLLIPPIMVLAGIGAFLIRGHWQDFILVAFTGLLGFSMKKWKYSRPPMILGFILGRLAEDYLHKSLAAWGFAFLLRPVCLGLLILSIASLGYSIWHQHREKKLKKKKIKIVPGEFYFTLFIFLVFVMGFYLSTNWGVKSRLLPQVIVIIGGVISLWQLIKMKTIAKSREEAVEAEDAKTGKEVLPDTKQKSTPRSEWTMIMWVGIFFTLTILLGFWVSITLFSVMFLYFFGRESLKTITIFTISLWVGIYVAFGVVMKASLFGGVLGYLIENLSG from the coding sequence ATGCTTGAAGCTATCTGGCAGGGATTGATGATGGCGACCAGCCTGAAAGTATTGGGTTTGATGCTGGTTGCGTGCTTCATCGGAAACTTTTTCGGCGCTGTGCCGGGTTTGGGCGGCAATCTGGCGCTGGCGCTCCTGATTCCATTTGTTTTCGGCTGGGAACCTTTTGCAGGCCTTGCTTTTCTCCTGTCAATGCACGCGGTTGTTCATACCGGCGGGTCCATCCCCGGTATCCTGTTTGCCATCCCCGGAACGGGGCCGACGGTTGCCACCATCGTGGATGGGTTTCCCATGACCAAGATGGGAAAAGGCGGGCAAGCCATGGGCGCCCAGTTGGCGGCATCCGGTCTGGGGGGTGTTATCGGTGCATTTGTTCTGGCCCTTTTGATTCCGGTGGTAAGGCCGATCGCCATTGCCTTTGGTTCCCCTGAAGTTCTGATGCTGATCGTTTTCGGCTTGACGTTTGTGGTCATTCTCAGTCGCGATTCCATACCCAAGGGGTTCATGTCGGCCATGCTGGGATTATTGCTGAGCACGGTGGGGTTGAACCCCCACACGGGCGTCGGCCGTTTCACATTCGACCAGCTATGGCTGTGGGACGGTCTGCATATTGTTACCGTTGTTTTGGGGTTGTTTGCGTTTGCCGAGATGATCGACCTGGGCGCCCGGGGTCGGGGCGGCCAGATCGCCAAAGGTGAAGTAAAAATGCCCTGGTATCAGCTCTGGGAGGGGACTGTCGCTGTTTTTACAAACTGGTGGTTGGCGCTGCGAACCGCCGTCATCGGCACCTTCATCGGTATTATTCCGGGTCTCGGGGGAGACGTGGCCACCTGGGTCTGTTACGGTCATGCCGTGCAAACCTGTAAAAACAATGAAAATTTCGGCAAGGGTGATATCCGCGGTGTCATTGCCGTGGAGACCGCCAATAATGCCAAGGAGGGTGGCGCTTTGCTGCCGACGATCGTCTTCGGCATTCCCGGCAGCAGCGGCATGGCATTGCTGCTGGGCGCTTTTCTGATACTCGGGATTACCCCCGGACCGCAGATGCTCACCGACCACCTGGACCTTGTCTGGGGGATGGTCTGGGTTCTGGTTATTTCCAATATTTTTGGTGCGCTTTCTCTTTATCCCATCAGTGGATGGATGGGCAAACTGGCTTATATCCGGGGCAGTCTGCTGATTCCGCCGATTATGGTTTTGGCCGGCATCGGCGCGTTCCTGATCCGGGGGCACTGGCAGGATTTTATTCTGGTTGCGTTTACCGGTCTGCTGGGTTTCAGTATGAAAAAATGGAAATACTCCCGGCCGCCCATGATTCTGGGCTTCATCCTGGGCCGCCTGGCCGAGGATTACCTGCACAAGTCTCTGGCCGCCTGGGGGTTTGCCTTTCTATTGCGGCCGGTGTGTTTGGGGCTGCTGATACTGTCGATTGCATCATTGGGTTATTCCATATGGCATCAGCATCGTGAAAAAAAGCTGAAAAAGAAAAAGATAAAAATCGTACCGGGGGAATTCTATTTCACCCTTTTCATCTTCCTTGTGTTTGTGATGGGCTTTTATTTGTCCACCAACTGGGGGGTCAAATCACGGCTGCTGCCCCAGGTGATCGTCATCATCGGCGGTGTGATTTCTCTGTGGCAGCTTATTAAAATGAAAACCATCGCAAAATCCCGGGAAGAAGCGGTTGAAGCCGAAGATGCCAAAACCGGAAAGGAAGTGCTGCCGGATACCAAGCAGAAATCCACCCCCCGCAGCGAATGGACGATGATTATGTGGGTCGGCATTTTCTTTACCCTGACCATCCTGCTGGGATTCTGGGTTTCAATTACGCTGTTTTCAGTGATGTTTCTTTATTTCTTTGGTCGTGAAAGCCTGAAAACGATTACTATTTTTACCATCAGCCTCTGGGTGGGAATTTATGTTGCGTTTGGCGTGGTTATGAAGGCGTCTTTATTTGGCGGCGTCCTGGGATATCTGATTGAAAACTTATCGGGTTGA
- a CDS encoding ornithine cyclodeaminase family protein, producing the protein MTLFLNNDDVKRVLTMDLTIQALEASYVRMIQGEAVCRPRVDVQIPTSDPDKTYRWGTMEGGSAQGYFAIRMKSDIAYEKKYGGSVTLEKYCMEPGTFCGLIFLFRVETGEPLALLNDGYLQHMRVGADSALGVRYMAREDAEVVGMFGSGGMARSHMESFRLVRKIKKLKVYSPTRENREAYAREMEQAYGIEALALDNPEDVYTGVDILCSCTDASVPVVLGKHVRKGTHITSIGGRPDGDTFNKIDRFLRFGNATPPFGREEPVVDEFLRYITPRMGGGIKREHSHARGVVREMAPERVIYLKDILAGEKGRRTPDDITYSERGNLQGAQFYAVAGKVYELARQQGLGKEIPTEWFLQDIRD; encoded by the coding sequence ATCCAGGCCCTGGAAGCGTCCTACGTGCGCATGATTCAGGGTGAGGCCGTCTGCCGGCCGCGGGTTGATGTCCAGATTCCCACCAGCGATCCGGACAAAACCTATCGCTGGGGGACCATGGAAGGCGGATCCGCCCAAGGGTATTTCGCCATCCGGATGAAATCGGACATTGCATATGAAAAAAAATACGGCGGCAGCGTCACCCTGGAAAAGTATTGCATGGAACCCGGAACCTTTTGCGGTTTGATATTTCTTTTTCGGGTTGAAACCGGCGAACCGCTGGCTCTCTTAAATGACGGGTATTTACAACATATGCGTGTGGGGGCGGATTCGGCATTGGGCGTCCGCTACATGGCCCGGGAAGATGCGGAAGTAGTCGGGATGTTCGGTTCCGGCGGCATGGCCAGAAGCCATATGGAATCGTTCCGCCTGGTCAGAAAAATAAAAAAACTCAAAGTGTACAGCCCCACCCGGGAGAACCGCGAGGCGTATGCCCGCGAGATGGAGCAGGCATACGGCATTGAAGCGTTAGCCCTGGACAATCCGGAAGATGTCTACACAGGCGTTGACATTCTTTGCAGCTGTACCGATGCCAGCGTACCTGTGGTTTTGGGAAAACATGTACGCAAAGGTACCCATATTACATCCATCGGCGGACGACCTGATGGGGACACGTTTAACAAGATCGACCGGTTTCTGCGATTCGGCAATGCGACGCCGCCCTTCGGCCGCGAAGAACCGGTTGTGGATGAATTTCTGCGGTATATCACCCCCCGGATGGGAGGCGGCATCAAAAGGGAGCATTCCCATGCCCGGGGGGTTGTTCGGGAAATGGCTCCAGAGCGGGTGATATACTTAAAGGATATTCTTGCAGGGGAAAAAGGTCGACGTACGCCGGACGACATCACCTATTCGGAACGGGGGAATCTGCAGGGTGCGCAGTTTTACGCGGTTGCCGGAAAAGTCTATGAGCTTGCCCGGCAACAGGGGTTGGGAAAAGAAATCCCCACGGAATGGTTTCTGCAGGATATCAGAGATTAA
- a CDS encoding UbiD family decarboxylase, translating to MIAFKDMREWLKLVDDIGELQVVEGADPNLEIGTMVQINGRNQGPALLFDKVKGYPQGYRIVTNSVANIRTVNLTFGLPVENSIRQTVETLKAKAGEWALAAKDFPHQVVDTGPVLENVEEGAKVDLNKFPVPLWHEHDGGKYIGTGVGVITRDPDTGVVNMGTYRVMQHDGQHVGFYISPGKHSRIHRDKYFQRGEPCPVVMVVGFDPLNYILSASEIPTGIYELDYMGAARGEPVKVIKGKITGLPFPANAEIVLEGIANPKDLKFEGPFGEWTGTYASKGREEPFIKVEALYYRNNPILLGSPPSKGLASDQGFWRAIWRSALVYNEIERAGIPEVRGVWCPAFGGSRLFTVVSIKQSYPGHATEAGHIASQTRAGAYIGRYVVVVDEDINPYDMEDVMWAICTRSDPKEMDIIKRSWSGPLDPRIRKPTDDYTNSHGIIYAVKPYEWINEFPPTSLNSDALRQKVFDKWSHHFKGKWSDI from the coding sequence ATGATCGCGTTTAAGGACATGAGAGAATGGCTGAAACTGGTGGACGACATCGGTGAGTTGCAAGTCGTTGAAGGCGCCGATCCCAATCTGGAAATCGGAACCATGGTTCAAATTAACGGCCGTAACCAGGGCCCGGCGCTCTTGTTTGACAAGGTGAAGGGATACCCGCAAGGGTATCGAATTGTAACCAATTCGGTGGCCAATATTCGAACCGTCAACCTGACTTTCGGCCTGCCGGTTGAAAACAGCATCCGGCAAACAGTTGAAACCCTAAAGGCGAAAGCGGGCGAATGGGCGCTGGCCGCCAAGGATTTTCCCCATCAGGTGGTGGATACAGGCCCGGTTCTCGAAAATGTTGAAGAAGGGGCAAAGGTTGATCTGAATAAATTCCCGGTCCCGCTGTGGCACGAACATGACGGCGGCAAGTATATCGGCACCGGTGTCGGCGTCATCACCCGGGATCCGGACACCGGCGTCGTCAATATGGGAACCTACCGGGTCATGCAGCATGACGGCCAGCATGTCGGATTTTATATTTCACCCGGCAAGCACAGTCGAATCCACCGCGATAAATACTTCCAGAGGGGCGAGCCCTGTCCGGTGGTGATGGTGGTCGGGTTCGATCCGCTGAACTATATTCTCTCCGCCAGTGAAATCCCCACCGGCATTTATGAGTTGGACTATATGGGTGCCGCCAGAGGGGAACCGGTTAAGGTCATCAAAGGAAAAATCACCGGCCTGCCGTTTCCGGCAAATGCGGAAATCGTCCTGGAGGGAATTGCAAATCCCAAGGACCTCAAATTTGAAGGGCCGTTCGGTGAGTGGACCGGCACCTATGCCAGTAAAGGCCGGGAGGAGCCATTCATCAAGGTTGAGGCTTTATATTACCGCAACAACCCCATTCTTCTGGGTTCACCGCCATCCAAGGGCCTTGCCAGCGATCAGGGGTTCTGGCGAGCCATCTGGCGCTCGGCGCTGGTTTATAATGAAATCGAACGGGCCGGCATCCCGGAGGTCAGAGGGGTGTGGTGTCCGGCGTTTGGCGGTTCACGCCTGTTCACGGTGGTCTCCATCAAACAGAGCTACCCGGGCCATGCCACCGAAGCCGGTCATATTGCCTCCCAGACACGGGCCGGCGCTTACATCGGCCGGTATGTCGTTGTGGTGGATGAGGATATCAATCCCTACGATATGGAAGATGTCATGTGGGCCATCTGCACCCGCTCGGATCCCAAGGAAATGGATATCATCAAACGTTCCTGGAGCGGCCCGCTGGATCCCCGCATCCGTAAGCCGACCGATGATTATACCAATTCCCACGGCATTATCTATGCGGTCAAACCATATGAATGGATTAATGAATTTCCACCAACCTCATTAAACAGTGACGCCCTGCGACAAAAAGTGTTTGATAAATGGAGTCATCATTTTAAGGGAAAATGGAGTGACATATAA